CCGCCGTCCTCGGCACGCTGCCCGGGGGAAGTGCAGCGGCCATCGTATCGCAGGAGGGCGACTGGCTGCGGATCGATCCGTCGGAGGGGCCCGCCCCGGACTCCCCTGCGGGCTGGATCAGCCTGACGGAGGCATCGATCAGCGAGCCGTAGGCTGCCGCCCGGGGAAGCCCGTCAGTCGGCAGCGACTGCGAAATCCTCCCCCGGCATCATCATCCTGGCGCCATCCGGGACCAGCCTGAGCAGGCAGAACTTCGGGTCCCCGGGCGACGTCCAGTAGGTCGAGGCATAGCCGGATCTTGCATAGAGCCGCTTCCTCTCGGACGGGCTGGTCTCCTCGGCCGCGGCGCAGTCCAGGGTGATGAACCCGTTCCCCCTGCCGTCCGCAAGACCCCGGTAGACGAGGCAGCGCGGATTGGCCCGGAGCTCCGCGAGCTTGGGCGAACCCGCCTCGGTGAGCATGAACAGCCCGCCGTCAACCTTCATCAGCGTCATGGGCCTGACCGAGGGCCTGTCCCCGGCCACGGTGGCGAGCGTCACGGACGAGCGTTCGTCGAAAAGGTCGAGCACATCGGAAAGCTTCATCGCCGACCATCCTCCAGTCTGCCGGACAGCCCCGGGTTCCCCTGGTGCGCCGGATACGCCGGGAATCTAGCCCGCACCAGCCCCGCGAGCGAACATGCAGATCCATGCCCGGGCGGTTGACCCCGCATCCCCGCGCCGAGATATCACGCGGGAAAGGCCGCGACACCCTGTTTCCCGTTCCGTTCCGGAAGGGAGCGGCGCAGGATCCGGCGATGGGGGATCCGATCGATGGAAAGGCAGCGAGGGATGAACGAGCCGGGCGGAAGACCCGATGATCACAGAGGAATGGACGGTCTTCTCGCCGAAGTGCGCGAATTCGTCCGCGAGCGCGACTGGGGCATGTACCACAGCCCCAAGAACCTCTCCATGGCCCTTTCGGTCGAAGCCTCCGAGCTGGCCGAGATCTTCCAGTGGCTCACCGAGGACCAGAGCCGGAGCCTCACGCCGGCACAGAAGGCCCACGCCGCCGAGGAGATCGGCGACGTGCTGATCTACCTCGTCAACCTGGCCGACAGGCTCGACCTGGATCCCGTCGCGGCCGCCTCCGCCAAGCTGGTGCTCAACCGCATCAAGTACCCCGTCGAGAAGGCCCGCGGAAGCGCGGCCAAATACGACGGGCGGGACGGCTGAGGGAAGCTCGGGAGGCTGCACTCGCCGGGCCGGACGGGACGGCGCCCGCCGCACGCTACGCCTTGTCGCCCCTGTGCTCGAGGATGTCGCCAGGGGTGCACTCGAGGATGCGGCACAGGGCATCCAGCGTGGAGAACCTTATCGCCCTGGCCTTCCCCGTCTTCAGGATGGACAGGTTCTGCACCGAGATGCCTATCGCCTCCGACAGCCCGTTGAGCTTCATCTTCCGCTTCGCCAGCATCACGTCGAGGTTCACGACTATCGCCATGGCTCCTCCTATATCGTCAGATCGAGTTCGCTCTTCATCCTGCAGCGCTCCCGGACCAGCATTCCGTACTGACGGGCCAGGTAAGCGAGCAGGAGCGCAGCCAGGCCGAACGCCTGGGGGAGAAGCATGGCGGCGAGCATGACGAGCCCCAGATGCACGCTCGACAGCCTGAACGGGAAGAACACGTCCATCAGGAAGATGGCCGGCAGCAGCAGGACATCCAGGATGGAGCTCGTTACCAGCAGCTTCGACATCCTGTCCAGTATACCGGTCAGCGCCTCCGCCCTGGCGGCTTCCCCGTCGGAGCCGAGGGCCGCCACTGCTCCCGCCCCGTTCCGGTAGATGCCGATCCACAGGGCGGACCTGCCCAGGCAGGCCGCGAGTGCAAAGGATCCCAGCAGGGTGATCCCGACGGGGATCCCGCTCATCTCCGGCCTGACGTTCACGACGTACATCAGGACTCCGAGCCCCTGGAACAGCAGCAGCGCCAGGGCCAGCCAGGAGAGGAGGCGGAGCCCCGTACCGAGTCTGTTCATCAGCAGATCCCTGTTCATCACATGTCCCTTCCTTCTGAAGGTGATTGGAACCGTCCGACAGCCGGAACATGGGACGATGGATCACGATTGTCAAGAAACAATTCTCGATTAACATCAACTAATATACGTTGGACATTGTACTGCCTGAGGAGAGAAAGGCCTCTTCCGGAGAGCCGGCTCGTGCCGTGGCCGTGGCGAGCATTCCGCCTGAGCCGGTTCGATAGACGCACCACGATCGATCCGCTAGTGTTCCGGCAGTCCCCCGGGCCACTTCCACCGAAGCCGGGGGACTCCTGGAGATGCTGCCCGACGGTCTCCGTGATCGCTGAAGCAGATCGGGAACAGGAGATGTCCCGGAGAGGAGGGACGCATGAAGCTCGCGGCGGTTCTCGTGTGCACCATGGCGATCGCCGCAGTCGCGGAGACGTCGGAGCTCTCCATCCTCTCGACGTACGGCGACAGGGCGTTCAGGCCCGGTCCCGGCACGCTCTGCATCGTCACCGAGCTTGGCGACACGCTGGTCTTCACCGATCAGTCCGATCCGGAGTACATGGAGGACTACGCAGTCTACGAACTGAGCGACTTCCTGCCGGAACAGAACTGCTGGGTGATCACCGAGTCCTTCTGCGGATGGGATGTAATCCATCTCGTGAACGGCCTGAACGGCGGCATCACCGATGCTGTTTCACTCCCCGAGCCGAGCCCGGACGGGACCCGCCTGCTCTGCACCCATAAGGACATCGTGGTCGGGATGCTCTGGAACGTGATGCAGATCTGGCGGGTGTACCCTGACAGCCTCGTTCTGGAGTTCCAGTACCGCAACGAGCCCTGGGGCCCGCTGGGCGCCGGGTGGGCGGGCGACGGCCTGATCGTCTTCGATTCTCTCATATTCCACAAGAGCCTGGACGAGTTCAGCCATCACCCCGGGAGCCTGCGGCTGTCCGCCGACGGGATCTGGACGCCCGATGACGAGGATGACTGATGGAGTTCGCTCCCCTGTGTCCTGAGCGGGACAGGCGGACAACGGCCGGGAGGATGAATGTGAAGAGGATCTCCCTCGTGTCAGGCGCCTTCTCCTTCGCCCTCTCCCTTGCCCTCGCGACATCCCTGGCCGCAGGGTGCAGGGATCACGAGTGCGCCAGGTACGCCATGCCGGCCAACCAGATCCAGCCCCTGCTCTCGCCCGACAGCGGCTTCGTTCTCACGGTGCCGCACGTGGCGGATTCGACGGGGAACACATACTGGAGGGTTACGATCGCCGACTCCTCCGGGGCCGTGGTGTACGTCGACACGGAGTCGGGTTTCGTAGGCAACCTGAACGTGTACTGGATCTGGGATGCGGACGGGCGGGCGTGGCTCTACAACAGCGACGACGGCACCGTGCACTTCTACACGGACGAGTCGGGCTCCTGGGAGCACGTCGTCTACGGCCCTGCCGGCCACCCGTCATCCGCAGGCCTGCCCGAGCCGCCGGCCGGCCTGTTCCCCGGCTATCTGCACGAAACGGGGCAGTGATGACCGGCCTGAAAGCCGCCCTCTGGGCATCGATACTGACCGCCCCTGCATGCCTGGCCTCCGTGAGGGACGGCATGCCGCCGCTTCCTTCCCTGCCGTCTCCGGACGGGCAGTATCTGCTGTCCCCCGATACGACACTCGACTCGGAAGGGGTGACGGTCTGGCTCATTCGGATCACCGACACAACCGGCCGGATCGAGATGTCGGCCCTCGGCCCGGACTTCAGTTGGGAGAGAGGACTCTACAGGGCGTGGGACGGCACGGGCCGCGCCTGGATCTTCTCCGATTCCGCCGGTTACATCTGGTGCTACGGCCCGACTCCCTCCGGCTGGCATGAGGTCTATTGGAACGACGACGGGACAGTTGTCGAAGGATTCGATGCCCCGTACGACCTGTATCCCCCCGTCCCCTGGTCACGTAGAGATGATCCGCAGGAGATGATGCCCGAGTACATCAACGAGGGTTCGGGCCCGGGCTGGGAGTACAGTCTCTATCTGCCTCCGATCCGGAGTGATCGTTCATTCCTGAGAGAACTGGTACTCGGGGAAATGTGGCCGAAGATCGACTGGTTCAGGTCTGCGGCAGAGTCCAGCTTCGCGGAGAGCGGCTGCGACCCCGGCTTCATGGACTGGTCGCTCGAGATCAGCATGAGCCTCCCGCGAGTGCCGGAAGGGATGCTCGCCGCAGCATGCGGCTGGTGGGACTACACCGGCGGGGTGCACGGGAACAGCGACAGCGCCTGCTGGCTCTTCGAGTACGACGAGGAGTCGATCACATCCATTCCCTGGACGATGATCGGCACCGAGGACCTCCTTGCCGATTCGGCCGAACTCGCTGCGCTCTCGGCGCTTGTCGTCGACAGCCTGTCGGAGACCCTCGGCGAGTTCGCGGACATGGACTGGATCATGCGTGGGGCGGGGCCTTCGTGGAGCAACTACGGCGACCTGATGCCCGTCCCCGACTCGACCGGGGCGCTCGCGGGCTTCGGCATCTGCTTCCCCGACTACAGGGTCGCTCCCTACGTGGCCGGCCCGCAGTACATCTACATCCCGATCGAGCTGCTCAGGCCCCGGGAACACTGAGCGGGCTGAACTCGGCGGTTGACTCCGGCCCGTCCATACCCAATGCTTATCCAAGAGTTTACTCGAAAGAGAAACGGGTGCAGGCGGAAAGCCCTGTACTCCCAGCCTCACCGGACTTCCGTCTGACATCGCAGTCTAAGCGCTGATTCGCGGCCCTGGCAGGCCACGGAGCCTGCCGGGTTCGCAGAAGGATCGATGGTCTGCATCGTCCGGCGGAGGGGCATTAGCCTCCGGGGAACCGACCGGACGGGGAGGGAACGATGAGGAACGCAGTATTGACCGCATTCGCGCTGGGTGCACTCACCGGAACGGCGACGTCCGAGGACGTGTTCCTGTCCTCGCCGCTCTACACCATCACCGTGACGCTCGACTACACCGATCCCCCCGATCCATACCGCTCCCAGGGCGGCATCGAGACGTATCGCAGCGTGAGCGCCTTCACGCGTGTTTCCTTCGGCCCGTCCTACATGCCGGATCTCCCCGCGATGTTCTCGGTCGAGTACGGGCCGGCCGGCTCGGGCGAAGGAATCATTCCCGACATGCAGATCACGGGCACCGGCGTGATCGAGACCTACGATCTCCAGCCGGCATGGGGGTCCGACGAGCCGGAAGAGGGGATTATCACATCCGGTCCGAGCCGGTTCGAGCCCACGCTCACACTGGTGACGCAGGCGGAAGCCCTCGTGGACGAAGGGACAAAGACCGGGGAGATGCCTACAGCTCCTCTGGTCTCGACGGTCTACATGCAGTTCAACGAGAACTTCTCGATCGTCGGCCCGGAGCTCGAATGGGTGTATCCGAGCGTCGGCGGCAACTACGTCACGAGCAGCGTGGTCGTCTTCCCCGTCAACCTGGCGGACCTCGGCCAGGGAACCTGTTTCGAGATCACGTGCCCCTACGAGAGCGAAACCGCCACAGGCACCTGGACGATCCGGTTCACGGCGGACTGACGCGACAGTCGGGTGGAGCCATACTGCAATCGCATACCGTGAAATGAAGGGGGGGACCTAATGAGCATCCTGGCATTTGTTCTACTGCTGGTGACC
The sequence above is drawn from the Candidatus Fermentibacter sp. genome and encodes:
- a CDS encoding nucleotide pyrophosphohydrolase encodes the protein MDGLLAEVREFVRERDWGMYHSPKNLSMALSVEASELAEIFQWLTEDQSRSLTPAQKAHAAEEIGDVLIYLVNLADRLDLDPVAAASAKLVLNRIKYPVEKARGSAAKYDGRDG
- a CDS encoding pyridoxamine 5'-phosphate oxidase family protein, producing MKLSDVLDLFDERSSVTLATVAGDRPSVRPMTLMKVDGGLFMLTEAGSPKLAELRANPRCLVYRGLADGRGNGFITLDCAAAEETSPSERKRLYARSGYASTYWTSPGDPKFCLLRLVPDGARMMMPGEDFAVAAD
- a CDS encoding helix-turn-helix transcriptional regulator; this translates as MAIVVNLDVMLAKRKMKLNGLSEAIGISVQNLSILKTGKARAIRFSTLDALCRILECTPGDILEHRGDKA
- a CDS encoding RsiV family protein yields the protein MTGLKAALWASILTAPACLASVRDGMPPLPSLPSPDGQYLLSPDTTLDSEGVTVWLIRITDTTGRIEMSALGPDFSWERGLYRAWDGTGRAWIFSDSAGYIWCYGPTPSGWHEVYWNDDGTVVEGFDAPYDLYPPVPWSRRDDPQEMMPEYINEGSGPGWEYSLYLPPIRSDRSFLRELVLGEMWPKIDWFRSAAESSFAESGCDPGFMDWSLEISMSLPRVPEGMLAAACGWWDYTGGVHGNSDSACWLFEYDEESITSIPWTMIGTEDLLADSAELAALSALVVDSLSETLGEFADMDWIMRGAGPSWSNYGDLMPVPDSTGALAGFGICFPDYRVAPYVAGPQYIYIPIELLRPREH